Proteins encoded together in one Oncorhynchus mykiss isolate Arlee chromosome 7, USDA_OmykA_1.1, whole genome shotgun sequence window:
- the LOC110527931 gene encoding RNA-binding protein 38 isoform X2, protein MLLHQFGNGGLEVMHSTAIQKDTTFTKIFVGGLPYHTNDASLRKYFEAFGDIDEAVVITDRQTGKSRGYGFVTMTDRGSAERACKDPNPIIDGRKSNVNLAYIGAKPRNMQLGISIGMQPIHPALIQRQYGLAQQYVYPQAFIQPSLVLPSQVSSSAPYLDYSAAYAQYAQAAFEQYPYAASPGFLGYGYTPSPAAAPSQAPASVHQTLPTGAGPAPNFLQYAPQQHVQPDRMQ, encoded by the exons ATGCTTTTGCATCAGTTCGGGAACGGAGGCCTGGAAGTGATGCATTCTACAGCAATTCAAAAAGACACTACTTTTACCAAAATTTTCGTGGGCGGTTTGCCCTACCACACTAACGATGCTTCCTTGAGAAAGTATTTTGAGGCCTTCGGAGACATCGACGAGGCGGTGGTGATAACGGACAGACAAACGGGGAAATCCAGAGGATATGGCTTT GTGACGATGACAGATCGGGGATCAGCAGAGAGGGCCTGTAAAGACCCCAACCCCATCATCGACGGGCGCAAGTCCAACGTGAACCTGGCTTACATTGGCGCCAAGCCCCGGAATATGCAACTAG GCATATCCATCGGCATGCAACCTATTCACCCagcgctcatccagaggcagtaTGG GTTGGCCCAGCAGTATGTGTATCCCCAAGCCTTCATCCAGCCCAGCCTGGTTCTCCCCTCTCAGGTGTCCTCCTCCGCCCCCTACCTGGACTACAGTGCTGCCTATGCCCAGTACGCCCAGGCAGCCTTTGAGCAGTACCCCTACGCTGCCTCCCCAGGGTTCCTGGGCTACGGCTACACCCCCAGCCCTGCCGCCGCCCCCTCCCAGGCCCCTGCTTCTGTTCATCAGACTCTCCCCACAGGGGCAGGCCCAGCCCCCAACTTCTTACAGTACGCCCCCCAGCAGCATGTTCAGCCAGACCGCATGCAGTGA
- the LOC110527931 gene encoding RNA-binding protein 38 isoform X1 codes for MLLHQFGNGGLEVMHSTAIQKDTTFTKIFVGGLPYHTNDASLRKYFEAFGDIDEAVVITDRQTGKSRGYGFVTMTDRGSAERACKDPNPIIDGRKSNVNLAYIGAKPRNMQLGEPTRGISIGMQPIHPALIQRQYGLAQQYVYPQAFIQPSLVLPSQVSSSAPYLDYSAAYAQYAQAAFEQYPYAASPGFLGYGYTPSPAAAPSQAPASVHQTLPTGAGPAPNFLQYAPQQHVQPDRMQ; via the exons ATGCTTTTGCATCAGTTCGGGAACGGAGGCCTGGAAGTGATGCATTCTACAGCAATTCAAAAAGACACTACTTTTACCAAAATTTTCGTGGGCGGTTTGCCCTACCACACTAACGATGCTTCCTTGAGAAAGTATTTTGAGGCCTTCGGAGACATCGACGAGGCGGTGGTGATAACGGACAGACAAACGGGGAAATCCAGAGGATATGGCTTT GTGACGATGACAGATCGGGGATCAGCAGAGAGGGCCTGTAAAGACCCCAACCCCATCATCGACGGGCGCAAGTCCAACGTGAACCTGGCTTACATTGGCGCCAAGCCCCGGAATATGCAACTAGGTGAGCCGACCAGGG GCATATCCATCGGCATGCAACCTATTCACCCagcgctcatccagaggcagtaTGG GTTGGCCCAGCAGTATGTGTATCCCCAAGCCTTCATCCAGCCCAGCCTGGTTCTCCCCTCTCAGGTGTCCTCCTCCGCCCCCTACCTGGACTACAGTGCTGCCTATGCCCAGTACGCCCAGGCAGCCTTTGAGCAGTACCCCTACGCTGCCTCCCCAGGGTTCCTGGGCTACGGCTACACCCCCAGCCCTGCCGCCGCCCCCTCCCAGGCCCCTGCTTCTGTTCATCAGACTCTCCCCACAGGGGCAGGCCCAGCCCCCAACTTCTTACAGTACGCCCCCCAGCAGCATGTTCAGCCAGACCGCATGCAGTGA